The nucleotide sequence CCTGGATGTGATGGCCGCCCGAGGTCTGCGTCAGACCATTCGTCGCTTGAACGAGGGCGGCACCACCGTATTCCTCACCACGCACCTCATCCACGAGGCCCAGGAGCTCTGCCATCGCGTCGCCATCCTGGTGCAGGGGCAGATCCGGGCCTTGGACACGCCCGAGGCCCTGCGTCGCCTGGCCGGGCAGCAGCCCTCGCTCAAGGTGACCTTCGCCGGGCCGGCAGACGGGGTGCTGGAAAAGCTCCGCCGCCATCCTGGCGTGCGCCTGATCGAGGGCGGGACGGCCGAGGTGCGCATCTCCAGCCCCGAACCTGCCCGAGCTGTGATTGTCCTGGGGGAAGCCCTGGCCGGTGAGCCGGTGCAGGTGGAGGACGTCCACCTGGAGGTGCCCTCGCTGGAGGACGCCTTCGTCCACATCACTGGGTTGGACCTGACCACCATGCTGCAGGAGAAGGGCAGCAGGAGGAACCAATGAAGGAGCAGCTGGGGCGGGCCTGGTACATCTGCCGCAAGGACCTGCGGGCCTACAGCCTCAAGCCACCCCTGATCAGCTGGGGACTGATGTTCCCCGCGGCCATGGTCCTGGCCTTCTACCTCCGTAACCCCACCGACATCGGTCAGGTCATCCCCGGCCTCATCGGCATCACCCTCCTCTTTGGCGCCACCTCCATGGAGGCCGTGGTCATCACCTTCGAGAAGCGCACCGGCGCCCTGGAGCGCCTGGCCATGGCCCCGGTGGCCCCGGCGGCCATCCTGCTGGGCAAGGTAGCCAGCGGCGGCATCTTCGCCCTGGCGATGGGAACGCTGGTCTCACTGGCATCTCTCCCCTTTGCCGGGCCGACGGCCATTTCCCTCTCGCGCGTGCTCTCTCTCCTGGTGACCCTGGTCTTGGGGGCTGTGGCCTTCTCGCTGCTGGGCGCCTTCGTGTCCGTCGCCGTGCGCGAGGTCTTCGACGCCATGACGCTGGCCAACTACTTCCGCTTTCCCATGCTCTTCCTCTCCGGAGTGTTCGCCCCCCTGGCCGCTATGCCCGGCCTACTTCAGGGGGTCGCCTACCTCCTGCCCCTCACCTACGTGGTGGACGCCCTGCGACACGCCCTCGGGGGCCCCGCGGCCTTGCCCCTAGCGCTGGACTGGGCGTTGACGCTGGCCTTCTGCGCCGCGCTCTGCCTGGGTGCCTGGCGGATGCTGCTCCGACAACTGGAGGAACCACGATGAGAGACGACGCTGGCAGGGGGCGGAACCGCAGGATGCAGACGAGCCCCCAGTCTCCAAGAGCTGCGGACTCACCACTGAGCGCGCCCCGCGTGGGCGGTCGGGGTCAAGGGGGCGGGCCCGGCCCTGGGGCCGGCCGAGGCCAGCCGCAGGGCCGGGCCTGGCCCGTCGTGCAGCGGCTGCTGGGCTACATGCGGCCTCACGCCCTCCTCATCGCCGGGGTGCTCTTGGCCCTCTCGGCCTCCACCGCCATGGAGTTGGCCCCGCCCTGGATCATTCGCTACGCCATAGACACGGTCATCCCCACCGGAGTAGCACGGGAGATATGGCTGGCCGCCGCGGCCATCGTGGGCGTCTCCCTGGTACAGGGCCTGCTGG is from Anaerolineae bacterium and encodes:
- a CDS encoding ABC transporter permease, whose protein sequence is MKEQLGRAWYICRKDLRAYSLKPPLISWGLMFPAAMVLAFYLRNPTDIGQVIPGLIGITLLFGATSMEAVVITFEKRTGALERLAMAPVAPAAILLGKVASGGIFALAMGTLVSLASLPFAGPTAISLSRVLSLLVTLVLGAVAFSLLGAFVSVAVREVFDAMTLANYFRFPMLFLSGVFAPLAAMPGLLQGVAYLLPLTYVVDALRHALGGPAALPLALDWALTLAFCAALCLGAWRMLLRQLEEPR